One window from the genome of Anticarsia gemmatalis isolate Benzon Research Colony breed Stoneville strain chromosome 8, ilAntGemm2 primary, whole genome shotgun sequence encodes:
- the LOC142974968 gene encoding dopaminechrome tautomerase-like, with translation MLTLVLLAAVAVAAAQNESLPRPPVPRREQFRVIYEWNAIDFEWKSPEDRETSLNTSRYIPRNVLISGINFYQDDLFLTMPRMLDGVPATLATIPVSPVDTAPKLRPFPSWEQNVVGDCKALQFVQNVEVDKNGIMWILDNGRVGTLTQNPDPKCPPSLVLIDLKTGKNEMERIPFPPDVVNPNTTYLNDLVVDNRDGDYAYITDNSAVDPGIIVFRRSDKTSWKVRDTPSMSSVSEATLFRINGTSVNLPVNIDGIALGPQYRTEDGKIDRKVYYCPLSSFHLYAINASVLRNESLGKVGDGALRSFVKDLGTKASQTDGMKMDSTGLLFYGLIGNSTIAEWNSTVDFRVGQRTIARDPNYIQWVDRFTFDSKGNVYVIINRLYNFVKNQVSLSEVNYRILKSHTGTKSYVFGEDLTDKVEPQNAAATPAVATSLVLLAIAHLLA, from the coding sequence ATGCTAACACTTGTGCTTCTCGCCGCCGTCGCCGTCGCGGCCGCGCAAAACGAATCTCTCCCGCGACCACCCGTGCCTAGACGCGAACAGTTTCGTGTTATATACGAATGGAACGCCATAGATTTCGAATGGAAATCCCCGGAAGACCGCGAAACCTCCCTCAATACAAGCCGATACATCCCCCGAAACGTTCTAATCTCTGGCATAAACTTCTACCAAGACGATTTGTTTCTAACCATGCCGAGGATGCTGGACGGAGTACCTGCGACTCTGGCGACGATCCCCGTGTCGCCGGTGGACACGGCGCCGAAACTACGGCCGTTCCCTAGCTGGGAACAGAATGTTGTCGGCGACTGCAAGGCTCTACAATTCGTTCAGAACGTTGAAGTCGATAAAAATGGTATAATGTGGATCTTGGACAATGGCAGAGTTGGCACTTTAACTCAAAACCCCGACCCCAAGTGCCCTCCTTCGCTTGTGCTTATCGACCTCAAGACCGGCAAGAACGAAATGGAACGTATTCCGTTCCCGCCTGATGTTGTTAACCCTAACACTACATACCTGAACGATCTCGTTGTGGATAATCGAGATGGGGATTACGCGTATATCACAGACAATAGTGCGGTTGATCCTGGTATCATAGTTTTCCGACGAAGTGACAAAACATCGTGGAAAGTTCGCGATACTCCGTCAATGTCTTCAGTCTCCGAGGCCACATTATTCCGCATCAATGGCACGTCCGTCAACCTTCCAGTGAACATCGATGGCATCGCGCTTGGACCACAATATCGTACAGAAGATGGTAAAATTGACAGAAAAGTCTATTACTGCCCACTGTCTAGTTTTCACCTGTATGCTATCAATGCGTCGGTTCTACGTAACGAGTCGTTAGGAAAAGTTGGAGACGGTGCACTGCGATCCTTCGTAAAAGATTTAGGAACCAAAGCGTCACAAACTGATGGAATGAAAATGGACTCCACCGGGCTGCTTTTCTACGGATTAATCGGAAACTCGACTATCGCAGAATGGAACTCTACCGTTGATTTCCGCGTCGGTCAACGCACGATCGCCCGCGATCCTAATTACATTCAGTGGGTAGATAGATTCACTTTCGATAGCAAAGGAAATGTGTACGTTATAATCAATAGACTGTACAACTTCGTTAAAAATCAGGTGTCTCTGAGTGAAGTTAACTACAGGATTCTGAAGTCACACACTGGTACCAAGAGTTATGTGTTTGGGGAGGACTTGACGGATAAAGTGGAACCACAGAACGCCGCCGCGACGCCTGCCGTGGCCACCTCACTAGTGCTGCTAGCCATCGCTCACCTCCTCGCCTAA